The genomic stretch TTGATCCGCCTGATTTTCGCCCCAATATGGTGTACTTCCCCGCCAAACAAGGTATGGAAATCAAAGGTGCGGTGCTGATATGCGCAGGGGGTGCTTTTCAATTTCGCAGCGATAATGAAGGAGCGCCGGTCGCTGAACAACTGACTGAGCTTGGATATCAGAGTTTTGTGGTGAACTATCGGCTGAGGCCGTATACCATGCAGGAAGGCGCTTTGGATCTGGCCCGGGCCGTGAGGTATGTCCGTAGCCATGCTGAGGATTTAGGCATTGAGGAAAATGATATAGCGGTTGTGGGGTTCTCGGCCGGCGGTATCCTGGGGGGTGAGTTGGCATTAAATTTTGACGGGACTATCAATGGAACCACCATAGACCCCGGCTATGTGCCGGACGCATTGGATAGGATTTCTGCCGATGTCAGTGCGGTCGGAATGATCTATTCCTTTTATGGCAGACTGAGTGTGGCATCCACCGATGTTGAAAAGTTTATGGCCTCGGATTTGCCGCCCACATATTTCTTATATGGCACAAGAGATCCGTTTGTGCGTCAATTTGAGGCTTGTGTCAACGCCTTGCAACAGGCAGATGTGCCGGTTGAATCCCATGCGCTGCAAGGTTGGCCTCATGGTTTTGGTGCCGGAGATGGTCAGTGGATACTTGATTTTGATAAGTGGTTGACCAAAATTCTTAATCATTAGAAAAAGGAGCGAATTATGCAAAACGTAAACCTGGAACAAGAAATTATCAATCTCTCGAAAGAGAAATGGCGCTGGATGGCAGAGCGCGACGTAGACACCCTTGACGCGCTCTTCCATGAAAAGGCTGTCTTTGTCCACATGGGCGGAGCTTGGGGCAAAGCACAAGAACTCGACATCATCAGAGGTGGCGGGATTCACTACAAGCAAGCGGATATCCATGAAGTATCGGTGGCTATCATTGACGCAACGGCGATCGTGTTAAACAGAATTACGCTGCTCGCCGTGGTTGGCGGCAATGAGGTCACCAATCCCTTTATGGTGACAGAAGTGTATGTGCAGCAAGCGGGTGGCTGGAAGTTAGCGGCGCTTTCGTTTACCCGGTTACTTACCCCAGAGCAATCTCATTAACGGTAGAAATATAAGGAGAAAATGATGCAAACTGTAAAATTGAACAATGGTGTTGAAATCCCGATTCTCGGCTTCGGTGTGTTTCAGATCGCTGATCCGGCCGAATGTGAAAGATGCGTGGTTGACGCCATTCAAACGGGATATAGCCATATTGACACGGCTGCTTCCTACCAGAACGAAGAGGCAGTTGGCCGGGGAATTAAACACAGCGGCGTTGCCAGAGAAAAACTGTTCATCACGACCAAACTCTGGATTCAAAGCCAGGGCTATGAAGGCGCACTCAAAGCCTTTGAACGTTCTCTGACACGCCTGCAATTAGATTACATTGACCTGTATCTGATTCATCAACCCTTCGGCGATGTGTATGGGGAGTGGCGGGCGATGGAAGCACTGTACCAACAGGGCAAAATCAGAGCCATCGGAGTTTCCAACTTCCAGCCTGACCGCATCATGGACTTGATGGTGCATAACTCAATCACGCCGGCAGTCAATCAGATTGAAGTCAATCCTTTCCAACAGCAAAGCGACACGCAAAAGTTCTTACAAGATAACGGCGTTCAGGTGGAAGCCTGGGCACCCTTTGCC from Deltaproteobacteria bacterium encodes the following:
- a CDS encoding alpha/beta hydrolase, encoding PFAIVCPGGGFSYVGSLHEGFPLALAISQKGYNAFVIRYRIGSEQAATEDLAAAIAYIFRHAETLEVSTQDYALWGGSAGARMVGNIALNGVSAYGGGNLPKPATVVIAYTGQSNYSSDFSPAFITVAANDGIANVNTVERRVENLKNAGVDIEYRRYQSAGHGFGLGAGTDAEGWVDLAVQFWQKHITGPLQNEIPQQIYLWEEGNVPTTTEYTENNAGYFDPPDFRPNMVYFPAKQGMEIKGAVLICAGGAFQFRSDNEGAPVAEQLTELGYQSFVVNYRLRPYTMQEGALDLARAVRYVRSHAEDLGIEENDIAVVGFSAGGILGGELALNFDGTINGTTIDPGYVPDALDRISADVSAVGMIYSFYGRLSVASTDVEKFMASDLPPTYFLYGTRDPFVRQFEACVNALQQADVPVESHALQGWPHGFGAGDGQWILDFDKWLTKILNH
- a CDS encoding nuclear transport factor 2 family protein is translated as MQNVNLEQEIINLSKEKWRWMAERDVDTLDALFHEKAVFVHMGGAWGKAQELDIIRGGGIHYKQADIHEVSVAIIDATAIVLNRITLLAVVGGNEVTNPFMVTEVYVQQAGGWKLAALSFTRLLTPEQSH
- a CDS encoding aldo/keto reductase, encoding MQTVKLNNGVEIPILGFGVFQIADPAECERCVVDAIQTGYSHIDTAASYQNEEAVGRGIKHSGVAREKLFITTKLWIQSQGYEGALKAFERSLTRLQLDYIDLYLIHQPFGDVYGEWRAMEALYQQGKIRAIGVSNFQPDRIMDLMVHNSITPAVNQIEVNPFQQQSDTQKFLQDNGVQVEAWAPFAEGRNNIFQNELLLSIAAKHHKSVAQVILRWLVQRGIIALAKSTRKERMLENISVFDFELSTEDVAAMTTLDTKTSSFFDHRNPDMVKWLGERKLDV